The following are encoded together in the Bacteriovorax sp. Seq25_V genome:
- a CDS encoding CinA family nicotinamide mononucleotide deamidase-related protein yields MAQITQIIIGDELLSGKIQDLNLKWLATTLLPTKHKLVATRIIGDNEEQIKAVLTEASKESDAIIITGGLGPTKDDKTKKVLGDWIGGQMKENNQAMELAKTHYARWDREWTKELNSYHLIPEGITPLYNPIGFAPGLMLTKDNTYIFAAPGVPREFQGMLTDVILPIIDKEIGGEAEELELFNIRTYGIPEEVIFGKLCPTLWDDLEVFGSVSSLPGINGVDITIRLLKDNQVEEKKNKIKKIVYATDLAPNIWHIGLESLQEVVVMKAKEKGITFSFAESCTGGLVSSLITDISGSSTPFLGSIISYSNDVKIKQLGVKEETLKSFGAVSKETALEMAIGARERINSHIGISLTGIAGPLGGSKEKPVGTVAIGHSTSKESCSEVYNFHGDRIKLKERFAAKALSILLDQINKF; encoded by the coding sequence ATGGCCCAAATTACTCAGATAATCATTGGTGACGAGCTACTAAGTGGAAAAATTCAAGATCTTAATCTTAAGTGGCTTGCGACAACACTACTTCCAACAAAGCATAAACTCGTTGCAACAAGAATTATTGGAGATAACGAGGAGCAAATTAAGGCGGTCTTAACGGAAGCTTCAAAAGAAAGTGACGCCATTATCATTACAGGGGGTTTAGGCCCTACAAAAGATGATAAAACAAAGAAGGTTCTAGGCGACTGGATTGGTGGCCAAATGAAAGAAAATAACCAGGCGATGGAACTTGCTAAGACCCATTATGCGCGATGGGATCGTGAGTGGACGAAAGAGCTAAATAGTTATCATCTTATTCCAGAAGGTATTACTCCCCTCTATAATCCTATTGGTTTTGCACCAGGGCTGATGCTAACAAAAGACAATACTTATATTTTCGCAGCTCCTGGTGTACCAAGAGAATTTCAAGGAATGCTAACAGATGTTATTCTCCCTATTATCGACAAGGAAATCGGAGGGGAAGCCGAGGAGCTTGAGCTTTTTAATATAAGAACATATGGAATTCCTGAAGAAGTTATTTTTGGAAAATTATGTCCAACATTATGGGATGATCTTGAAGTCTTTGGAAGCGTGAGTTCTCTTCCTGGAATTAATGGTGTTGATATAACGATTCGTCTCTTAAAAGATAATCAAGTCGAAGAAAAGAAAAATAAGATTAAAAAAATTGTCTATGCAACAGATCTTGCTCCAAATATCTGGCACATTGGTTTAGAGAGCCTCCAGGAAGTAGTTGTGATGAAAGCAAAAGAGAAAGGTATAACATTTTCTTTCGCTGAAAGTTGCACAGGAGGACTTGTAAGCTCTTTAATCACAGATATCTCTGGAAGCTCAACTCCGTTTCTTGGCTCTATTATAAGTTATTCTAACGATGTAAAAATCAAACAACTTGGCGTAAAAGAAGAGACTCTTAAAAGTTTTGGTGCCGTTAGTAAAGAGACAGCCCTTGAAATGGCCATTGGTGCTAGAGAGCGTATAAATTCTCACATTGGAATTTCTCTTACAGGTATTGCTGGACCACTCGGCGGAAGTAAAGAGAAGCCAGTTGGAACAGTTGCGATTGGCCATTCAACTAGCAAAGAGTCATGTAGTGAAGTTTATAACTTCCACGGTGATAGAATAAAACTGAAAGAAAGATTTGCAGCTAAAGCACTCTCGATACTACTTGATCAAATTAACAAATTCTAA